The Isorropodon fossajaponicum endosymbiont JTNG4 genome segment AGCACCAATACCCCAGGCCATAAACAACCCAAACCCAATTGCCAACATAATAAAAATATCAGCATAATTTGCAATAATATCCATGACAGTCTCCTTATCTTGCTAATAGCACTTCTAGTCTTGAGCCAACTTTTTGCGCAGCATCTGCAAGCTCACCCAGCCATTCCACAGCGCGATAATAAAACATAACATCAACAGGTGGCAAACTAGACTCTAATGGAAATAATTCAGCACGAATTTCGTGCTGAATTTTGTCAGATTTGCTTTCAAGCTCATTCACATCTTTAATAATAGAGCCAACAACTTTACGCTCACGACTACCAAATGCAGTTTCTAACAACTCATCCAACTCATTAACGGCTTTAAGCGCCATGGAAGATGTTTTGATACAAACCTTAGTCAGTTCTATAACATCATCAAAAATCTCATCTGGTAGAGTCATCTTACGATTAATCATCAAACCTGAAACATCCTTAGTGATGTTGGCAATAGAGTCTTGGATTAGTAATAAATCAAGCAAGTCTCTACGTGAAAAAGGCATCATAAATGTTGAAGGTAAGCTCAAACGCAACTTCTTTTTAAGAATATCTGCTTCGCCTTCTTTGGTGCCAATATCGCTTCTAATTTTTTCAGCTTGTG includes the following:
- a CDS encoding TIGR00153 family protein, producing MAKNIIDGLFGKSPISPLQKHMTQVHSCISELNGFMVAIHAQDWAQAEKIRSDIGTKEGEADILKKKLRLSLPSTFMMPFSRRDLLDLLLIQDSIANITKDVSGLMINRKMTLPDEIFDDVIELTKVCIKTSSMALKAVNELDELLETAFGSRERKVVGSIIKDVNELESKSDKIQHEIRAELFPLESSLPPVDVMFYYRAVEWLGELADAAQKVGSRLEVLLAR